A part of Bufo bufo chromosome 7, aBufBuf1.1, whole genome shotgun sequence genomic DNA contains:
- the LOC121008100 gene encoding histamine N-methyltransferase B-like, with the protein METAMRSLLSDNSRYLESFHFFLKNSTEHQCMQQFIETRLPDVISSIGDGKTTINVLGVGSGSGEIDLKIFSKIQARYPGVPIHTDIVEPSPEQILSYKERVAKTPGLENVHFNWINKTSFDFELQVKEEKSERKYDFIHMIQMLYYVEDLPATLTFFKSLLTPNGKLLIILGSGNSGFSILWKKYGPRLPRNDHCLYISADDIADMLKSEGTKYQSYELPSYRNITECFIDGNRNGDLMLDFLTETYDFNKNASPELREEIIQDLKCPKYSSVKEGKIILNSNLSAIVVGSG; encoded by the exons ATGGAGACTGCAATGCGGAGCCTTCTGTCAGATAACAGCAGATACCTCGAGTCCTTCCACTTCTTCCTTAAGAATTCCACTGAGCACCAGTGCATGCAGCAGTTTATAGAGACCAGGCTGCCGGACGTCATTTCCAG TATAGGGGATGGAAAGACGACCATCAATGTCCTTGGAGTAGGAAGTGGATCAG GTGAAATAGACCTAAAAATCTTCTCCAAAATACAAGCTCGATATCCTGGAGTCCCCATCCATACTGACATTGTTGAGCCAAGCCCAGAGCAGATCCTCAGCTACAAGG AGCGCGTGGCCAAGACCCCGGGACTTGAAAATGTTCATTTTAACTGGATCAACAAAACATCTTTTGACTTTGAGCTTCAAGTGAAGGAAGAGAAGTCAGAAAGAAAGTATGATTTCATCCATATGATACAG ATGCTGTACTACGTAGAAGATTTGCCAGCAACACTGACCTTCTTCAAGAGCCTATTGACACCAAATGGAAAACTCCTTATAATACTTGGATCTG GAAACAGCGGATTTTCAATTTTATGGAAGAAGTACGGACCCCGTTTGCCCCGAAACGACCACTGCCTGTACATCTCAGCGGACGATATTGCAGACATGCTGAAATCAGAGGGCACAAAGTATCAGAGCTATGAGCTGCCATCTTACAGGAACATCACGGAATGCTTCATCGATGGGAACAGGAACGGGGACTTGATGTTGGATTTTCTCACGGAGACTTATGATTTTAACAAAAATGCCTCTCCCGAGCTGAGAGAGGAAATAATTCAAGATCTCAAGTGCCCAAAGTACAGCTCTGTTAAAGAGGGAAAGATCATTTTAAATAGTAATCTTAGCGCTATAGTGGTGGGGAGTGGATAA